CGCGCCATAACCGACCGAAGTCGGCACCGCGATGACCGGTTTTTCAACCAGCCCGCCGATGACGGAGGGCAGGGCTCCTTCCATGCCGGCGACGACGATAAGCACCGCTGCCGAGCGCAGTTGCTCCTGACGGGCCAGCAGGCGATGGATTCCGGCCACGCCGACGTCGATCAGTTCCTCGACCTCATTGCCAAGCATTTGGGCGGTAATGACGGCTTCCCGGGCCACCGGCAGGTCCGAGGTCCCGGCGCAGATGACCAGGATCTTGCCCTGGCCGCTGACGGTGATTTTCTGCTTTACCAGGCAGAAGGTGCGGGCCACGCTGTCGTATTCCCCGTCCGGGAAATGATTGCATAGAGCGGTGGCTTTTTCGCTGTCCAGGCGGGTGACCAGGATATTGCGCTCCTTTTTGGCCATGGCGCCAAGAATGATATTCAACTGCTCAAGGCTCTTGCTTTCGCCGAGGATGACTTCCGGGACCCCCTGCCGTAATTCGCGGTGATGGTCGATCTGGGCAATGCCGAGATCCTCAAAAGGCAGCTGTTTCAGGCGGTCGACGGTGTCCGCGACACTGACCTGACCGGCCACCAGGGATTCCAGCAGGCGGGTGAGTTCTTGCTGATTCATAGGGCTCCGTGGGGCGATTTAAAGGTCCAGTTCCGTGGCAATCCCCTGCATCGCCGTCAGACAGAGATCGCAGAATTCGGGGACCGCCAGGCCGAGCTGTTCGCATTCGGCAATGATAGCGCGATTCGCACCGGCCGCGAATTGCTTTTCTTTGTAACGTTTACGAACCGATTTCGGTTTGACGCTGGCCAGCTTTTTATCAGGGTAGACCAGCGCCGTCGCAATGATCAGCCCGGTAATGGTCTCGCCGGCTGCCAAAGCGTGATGAAAGCGCTGGCTGCGCCGGTCGGTGTGGGCATGTTCATTGTGCATGCGGATGGCTTCGAGAATTTCTTCGGCCACGCCTTCGGCGCGTAGAATCCTGACTGTTTCATGCGTATGCCGGGAAAGATCGTCCAGGGTCAGTTCCACATCCAGGTCATGAAGCAGGCCGGTCAGGCCCCATAACTCTTCATCTTCCCCAAAATAGCGGGCCAGGCTGCGCATCACCGCCTCACTGGCCAGGCAGTGCTTGAGCAGGTTCGGGTTGGTCAGATATTGCTTGAGCAGTTCAAGGGCGCGTTCGCGATCGATACCGTAGTTCATGACTATCCTTTCCCGGTTACTTAACCGCAATAGCATAGCAAAATATTCATCTTTACCAAAGTCGAAGCCGCATTTTTCATTGCAAACCGGAGCGCCTGTCCGGATGAGTCGGGCCAGGTGCGCGCAAAGGTTGACCTGTCCGGTCTATTCGGAGTAGTTTCTGCAGACCTTTGGGGATCAGGGACATTAAGGAGCGATGATGGCAGAGCGTAACGAGCCGGCAGAAGAGGTTTTGAGCAAGACCAAGAAAAAGCAACAGGCCAAGCAGGTGGAACTGGTCGCGGAGCAATTGACCGGAATGGCGGATAATCAGCTGAGTCAGCTGGCGTTGCCGGAGGCCCTGGTGCGGGAAATCAACCTGGCGCGTGCCACCCGGGGCCGCAGTTCCTATCGTCGCCAGCTCAAACACCTGGCCGGGGTGCTGCGCAAGCAGGAAGACGTTCTGGATGCCCTGCTGGGGCAATTGCAACAGCTGGACCAGGTTGGGCGTCAGGAAAAGAAACAGTTCCATCAGCTCGAATCTTTGCGCGATCGCTTGTGCCAGGAAAGCAGCTTTGCCGAAGCGGTCGATGAATTGGCCGGACTGGTGCCAGCCAGTGAGATCAAGGTGCTCTCCAGGCTGGCGCGCTCGGTTCACCAGAACGACGACCGGCGTGCGTCCCGGGAGGTTTTCCGGCGGCTGAAGAAGCTGCTCACCGACCAGGTCTGACGACCCCCTCTGCCGTCTCTGCCGCCGGGGTTTGACCTTTTCCCAAAATGTGTTAATATCAATAAGTTCTAGTATTAGACGCCACCCCGCCAGGGTGCCCCGTCTATTCCCGCAAAAAGATCGTTAAGAACGTCGCCCTGTGTGATGCTTCGCAGATCTTTTTTCCTTTCAGAGCAGCACTTGGATTCTGCAGTTCCTGCAGGTTCGGGTTGCGGGTTGCTCTGTCCTTTTTAAAAACAAAATATGTTGTTGTTTGGGTCCCGGCTGCAAAGCCGATGAATTCGTTTTTTTCCTTTGTGGTCGTGCCCCGGATTTTTCAGCGCATAGAACGTTTTTTTGTTGTTGTTTGCAATTGGAGAAGTTGCTGAAAATAAAGGAGAAAGAATGAGCAAGAAAGTTAAAATCGAGGTCCGGAGTCTTTATAAAATTTTTGGACCGCAGCCCAAACAAGCCATGAAGATGCTTGAACAGGGACTGGAGAAAGCCGAAATTTTTGAAAAAACCGAGACCACGGTCGGTGTGCAGGATGCCAGTTTCAACATTTATACAGGGGAAATTTTTGTCATTATGGGGCTGTCCGGCTCCGGCAAATCAACCATGGTGCGGATGATCAACCGGCTGATCGAACCAACCACGGGCAAGGTTTTCATCGATGGCGAGGACTTGACCGCCATGACCAATGATGAACTGGTCAAAACCCGGCGCAAAAAAATGAGTATGGTTTTCCAGTCTTTTGCCCTGATGCCGCATATGACCGTCCTGCAGAACGCCGCTTTTGGTCTGGAAATGGACGGTGTCGACAAGGAGACCCGCGAGGCACGGGCGCTGCAGGCGCTGGAGCAAGTCGGCCTGGAAGCCTGGGCCGAAAGTATGCCGGGGGAGCTGTCCGGTGGAATGCAGCAGCGCGTCGGGCTGGCCCGGGGGTTGGCCGTCGACCCGGATATCCTGCTCATGGATGAAGCTTTCTCCGCACTTGATCCCCTGATCAGAACTGAAATGCAGGATGAGCTGTTAAAGCTGCAAGCCAAGGCCAAACGCACCATTGTCTTTATCTCCCACGATCTCGACGAAGCGATGCGGATCGGTGATCGGATCGCCATTATGGAAGGCGGACGGGTGGTTCAGGTCGGCACACCGGAGGATATTCTCCAGAATCCCGCCGACGATTATGTCCGCGCCTTTTTCCGTGGGGTCGATCCTACCAACATCCTTACCGCCGGTGATATCGCCAGCGATACCCAGGTCACCATTGTGATCACCGAAGGGAACAGCCCGCGGGCGGCGTTGCAACGACTGATCAAGAATGACCGCGATTTCGGTTATGTGCTGGACAGTAATCGCCGCTTCCAGGGGGTGGTGTCAACCGATTCACTTCGCGAACTGATCGATAATCCGGAGCGCAGGCAGGTTTTGAGTTCCGCTTATCTGGAGGATGTGACCACGGCTCTGGCCGGGGATTCCATGCAGGATATTCTGCCGCAAGTCACTCAACATCCCTGGGCTCTGCCAATTTTGAATGAAGAGGGCAACTACGTCGGAGCCGTCTCGAAAAACCTTTTTTTGCGGACCCTGCAGCGTAACGACAACAATGAACCGATTGAGGTTGCTTCCGAAGCAACCGCGAACGAATAAAGCGAAGGTGCACAATGAGAATTTTTAATTTTGATGAACAATTGATCCCCCTGGACCAGTGGGTTCAGCATGGCGTCGACTGGCTGGTGCTGAACTATCGCCATATCTTTCAGCTGTTGAAGGTGCCGATTGAGTTCAGCCTGAACGGCTTGGAGTGGTTCTTCAATACCCTGCCGCCGGTGGTCATTATCCTCCTTTTTGCTGCGGCCGCCTGGCGCTTTGCCGGGAAGAGGATCACGGTTTTCACCGTCCTGACCTTTCTGCTGGTCGGCTATCTGGGGCTCTGGGATGAAACCATGACGACCCTGGCCATGGTGATCAGCTCGGTATTTTTCTGTGCCCTGGTTGGCATTCCGCTGGGGATCATGTCCGGGCGCAGCGACCGGTTCGAGATGTATCTGCGCCCCTGTCTGGATGCTATGCAGACCACCCCGGCCTTCGTTTATCTGGTCCCGGTGGTCATGTTGTTCAGTATCGGTACGGTCTCGGGGATTCTCGCCACCATCGTTTTTTCACTGCCGCCCATCATCCGCCTGACCAGTCTCGGCATCCGCCAGGTTCACCCCGAACTGATCGAAGCCGCTTTGGCCTTTGGCGCTACCTCGGGGCAAGTCTTGCGTAAAGTCCAGGTTCCGTTGGCACTGCCGTCGATTATGGCCGGTCTCAACCAAACCCTGATGATGGCGCTGTCGATGGTCGTTATTGCCGCGCTGATCGGCGCCGGCGGGCTCGGTAATCCGGTCGTGCAGGGGTTGAACACCCTGGAAATCGGCCTGGCTACTATCGGTGGCTTGTCCATCGTGTTGCTGGCCATGGTTCTTGACCGGATCACCCAAGGTTTCGCGAAAAAATCCTAATTCACCCACAACGTTCATGAAGGAGACAGACAATGAAACGCATGTTATTGGTATTACTGATGTTGTCATTATCATTTCCGGCTTTTGCCGCAACCGACAAGCCGGGGCAAGGGGTTAAGGTTCAACCCGCCCGGGCCACCTGGAACACCGGATATTTTCAGGAAGCGATTGTTCGGGCCGGTCTGAAAGAACTTGGTTACGATGTGGCTGCACCGAAAGAATTGCAGAACCCGCTGTTCTACCAATCGGTGGTGCTGGGTGATGTCGATTACTGGACCAACGGCTGGTTCCCGCTGCATGTCAATCAGATCCCCAAAAATGGCGCTGATCGGATCGAAGAGGTCGGTTATGTGGCCAAAGCCGGCGGGCTGCAAGGCTACCTGGTGTCCAAGCGGGATGTCGAAAAGTACAACATCAAATCGCTGGATGATTTTAAGCGCCCTGAAGTCATGAAGGCTTTCGACGCTAACGGCGACGGCAAAGCCGACCTTACCGCCTGCCCTCCGGGCTGGGGCTGTGAGAAAGTGATTACCCATCACTTCAAAGTGTACAATCTGGACGATTACATCAATCCGATTAAAGCCGGTTATTCGGCCAGTATGGCAGATGCCCTGGCGCGCTATAAATCGGGTGAGCCGGTCTTTTTCTACACCTGGGCCCCTAACTGGACGATCTTCAAGCTGAAGCCGGGAAAAGACGTGATGTGGATCAATGTCCCCGAAATTATCCCGAATGACGCTCAGAAGCCCAACGTAGATCGGATGACCGTCAGCGGCGTCAAAGGTGCCGTGACCGATCCTCTCAAAGCCGGCTTTGTGGTCAATGATATCCGCATTGTTGCCAACAAGGAGTTCCTGAGTAAAAATCCGGCAGCCAAGAAGTTTTTTGAGTTGTTCAGCCTGCCGCTGGGCGATATCAATGCACAGAACACCAAGATGGAAAACGGTGAAAAGTCACAGAAGGATATCGAACGGCACGCCCAGGAATGGATTTCGGCACATCAGGACGAATGGAACAGCTGGCTTGATGCAGCACGTAAAGCTGCCATGTAACACTGCTTAATATTTACGTTATTCACTGAAAAAAAGCGGCTGGGATTTCCCGGCCGCTTTTTTATGGGCTCTGTTTGGCAATGTGATGGCTGTCAAAGAGACTGGCAGGTGTTTGAATGACTCTGAGATACGGGAGTTATCCCGAATGTCTCTCGTTTAAGCAACTTTGCAGTAAACTCGGGACTGTCTTCACAGGTTCATCGGGGGCTGTCCCAAGAGTTTGCAAGCCATGAAACTGTAGTGGTTAGCACCGCAAAGCCCTGGGACAGCCCCCGTGCGGGGACAGTCCCGGTTTTGCTGCCTTCTACTCATTAAACTAGCGCCATTCGGAGTTGTCCCTGGTTTTTCGAACGGCTTGTTATCTATTTGTGACCTCAATGAACCACTTGGGCTGCATTTCATCAAAGTCTGTCCGAAGGTTGGATGGCAGATAGCTTGCTGAATCTAAGACAAACTCCTGGCCATCAAGGCGTTTAAAAACAACCCAATGCCAGAAGTTTTTGCCATCTTCCTGATGGTGCTTGATGGCCAGAAGTGCCAGATCAGGCAGAGCGCCCCATGATGCAAAAGGAGTTTCAGCGGGAGATGTCTCGACTCCTGCACTGGACAGCATCTCCCTGACATATTGGGTATCAGACCAAAGAGATTTATCTTCGGCGTAGATCCCCATCGCGTTCGCTATGGCTTTCATTTCAGTATAGGTTTTACCCAGAATATTGGCCACCGACGCAATTCCGCAGCCTGTCGTTTCTTCCTGTATCACGAGCTTGAGCATCGTCTTCTCCTTATAGCCTCACGCGAAACACCAGCTGCGCCGGTTTTTGACATCGGCTGTACGCTCTTGTCAAGTGACATGGTTTTTCTAAACCGCCCGTTTTGCCGGTTCGAACAGAACAAACCCCGCATACTGTTGCATCTCTCGGCGCCGCTTGGGCGAAGCAAAAAATCCCAGAATACGCATCATAAATTTTGTAAAAAGAGGAAATGGCGCAGGGCGGTTCATCCGTTTTGCTTCAGTTGCAAAATATTTGGTCTCCTTGGGCTTCCAACCGCTCTGTAAAAAGAAACCAAAATAGTCCTCTGGCTCGAACAGGAAGGGGGCGTTTTTCATCGACTTACTCATGCCACTTCGTCGGCGGTATTCATACGAGGCTGGGGAAAAGTAGTCCACGACCCAATATGTGATTGACTCATGCGCCCCCAAGTCCGCCCCGAGGGATGCAACCGCATCTTCGGAAAGATAGGGCGTGACTGCTTCTGTCAATACGAGGACTTTTTTCGATTGAGCTTCCACATTGTCGAGTAATGTCTGTCGAGCATCAATATTTGCCAGGTCCAGTTTCACCCGTTCCAATTGACATCGTGGAGTTTCCCCGCAAAGACAGGTTTCTTTTAGCTCGATGACGTGAGGATAATCCACTTCGATCCACCGAAGCGACTTTGGAAGCTCTAAGCGATATGGCCTTGTATCCAATCCTGCGCCTAGATTCAAAATGGTGTCCACGCCGTCGAGAATCGCATTTTGAATGAAATCGTCGATAATCCGAGTGCGAATTACCACCGACCAACCGCCGATGAACGCCTGCTTCGGAAGGTTGTCGATGATCCTTTTCCCCCGGGCTCCGGCGAGTTTCGCTGCAAGCGGGTCATGAAATAGCGCATTTGGACGATTCGTTTCCATGGCGCGGTAAGCCGCTGCCATGAATGCCGTATCGGAGACTTGATTAATCTGGTTGTTCATTTTTGAGCACCCTCAATACCGGTTTTTTGCAGCATTAGGCTTTTTTTGTCATAAAAATTGCGACCCGTTCCAATCCCGCGTTGCGATGGACTTCACCTTTGTGAAATTCATCGCTTTCAATCGTAGCCAGAAGGTTGCGCCGCTGAGGATAGCGAACAAAAATGAAATGATCCCAGCGGTCTGCTAACATACAACCCCTGGGACTGCCGAATACGCAGATAGGCTTTCCACCGTAAACCGGGTATGCACCTCTACGCAACAATTCAAAACCCGCAATCTTGGAATAACGATCATAGGCTTTTTTGCCGCTGATTTGTTTAGCTCCTTCGTAAGAATCCTTATACTCGGCATTTGGTTTGTATTTGTTCAAATTGTAGACAAAAAGAGGCTCGTCAAGATCTTGGGCTCTTGCTACGGTCATTTGATTCTCATCGGGCCAGACAGCAATATTCTCAGCTCTCCACGCTGCCGTGGGGATGCCTTTGTCGGTGACACCTTTGAACAACCGGACAAACCATGAAATACACTTAACCACATAAAAAGTAACCGATGGCTCCGGCATAATTGCAAGAACGGTATGCTCGGAGCAGACCTGATTTAATGCTCCATCGAAGGCTGCCATAAAGGCAAAAGCCTTTTGAGTCGATGGAAATGCATCAATCACAATTTCATCTATCAACATCCCTTCTCGCGCAGCAGGGTCAGCCTTAACTCGAAACAGCCTTTGACTGTTGAAGCTATTTTTGCTCTCATTCAACCACGTGCTATAGCCATTTGGATCCTTAATTTTCAGATGGTGAACAAGGGCCACTTTTCTTGCGCCAGCCTCTTCTAAGGCTTTATTGCATGACTCTTTATCAATTGAGAAGGACATGTTCATTTCGATTCTTTGTTGAAGCTTAACGAGTCTGTAGGAAAAGCTAAACGCCAAGCGTCCTACAACTCAGATCCTAAATTTTGTTATGATCGGTCATCGGTCATCGGTCATCGGTCATCGGCCGTTGGGCTTGGCTGTTTTTTCAGCCACAAGCGCGATTCCTTCAGAAGCAATGGTCCAGTAGTGTTTTTATACGTCATTTTTCTGATTTATCTCTGATTTTTTTGACCTTTTTCGATCCAATTGTTCCGAACCGGTGAATCTTGGCCAGATTGTGCAGGAGGTCATTCGATGCCATAGTTCATTGCCTATCTGCGTGTCTCGTGGAGTAAACATTTTGAAAGATGGGGGGACTGGTTTTTGTCCAGGATCGTCTGCATCATTTAAAACGGCCTGGTTACTCAGCTGACCCAGGCCGGGAATACCGTGGTCAAGCCCTCAACCATAAACTGGACCGAGATGGCGATCAGAATTAAACCGAAGACGCGTGAGATCAGTTGCAGTGGCAGCGTCCCGGTGACTTTAACAATCAATCCTCCGCTGACCAAAGTGAGCAACAGCAGCACCAGGACCAGGATTACGGTGACACTGAGCAGCAGACCATCCAGCCAATTTTGACTCTGATGCCCATAAATGATCATTGTGGTGATCGCTCCAGGTCCCGCAATGACTGGAACTCCGATCGGGATAAAAATTTGCTGATAGCGTTTCAATAATTTTTCAGAGAATTTCTCTTTTTCCTGCGATAGGGTTTGGCTGACATCGACTGCGGTTCCTTTCATCATGCTGAAACCGAATTGCAACAGGATCAGCCCGCCGCCGATCTTGAAACTGGCTAGATCGATATTCAGTTTCAGCAATAGGCCCTTGCCCAGCCAGAGGAAAAAAAGCAGGATGCAGGCACAGGACAGGATCACCAGGGCGGCCAATGACCATTGAAATGTGAACTTTTCATCCTTGGAGGCCTCGACCCAAAGAGGAATTTTCTCGATCGGATTGACGATTGCCAGCAAGGCGATGGCAAAATTGATGATCAGTGCCCAGTGAATATCCATTTTATAATCTCGTTGCCACTCATTCCCGCGCAGTCAGTTAAGAAACAATCCGGCAGCCGAGTACCTTGCAGGCAGCCATGGAGCCAAGGCAGTTTTCAACCTCGGTGAACCCTTGCCGCATGAGGATTGATGCGGCAATGATGGCACGCTGGCCACTGCCGCAGAAGGTCACAACCGGCCGGTCTTTGGGAATCTGGTCCTGTTTGGTTGGAAGCTCTCCCAGGAAGATATGCAGGCTGCCCGGCAAATGCCCCTGGTCAACTTCCGACTGTTTCCTTACGTCGAGAAGAGTTGGGGGATGATCCTGCGCCAACCTTTTCTTTAGGTCTCCGGCATAGAGAGAGGGGATGTTTTGATATGATTTGCCACTGATTTCCCAGGCGTGCAGTCCCTCATCAAGAAAACCGAGGACATTCTCATATCCCACGCGCACCAGGTATCGGACTGCCCGCGCGACATCGGATACTTGCTGAACGACCAAACCGATTGGCTGATCAGGCTCGAGGAACCAGCCGGCGTAGGCTGGAATCATTTCCAAGGGAATGGCCAGGCTGCCGGGAATGCTGGCTCCGGAATAAGCTTCAGGACTACGGGTATCGAGCAGCAAAAGGCCCTTTTCGATTTCCGCGGACATTTGTTTTGGACTCAACGGTCTTGGCCTTGGGAGTCTGGCAAGTGGAGGCTGGCCTTTTAGGTTAAACTTCTCCATCTGTTTGAAGT
This genomic window from Pelobacter seleniigenes DSM 18267 contains:
- the larB gene encoding nickel pincer cofactor biosynthesis protein LarB encodes the protein MNQQELTRLLESLVAGQVSVADTVDRLKQLPFEDLGIAQIDHHRELRQGVPEVILGESKSLEQLNIILGAMAKKERNILVTRLDSEKATALCNHFPDGEYDSVARTFCLVKQKITVSGQGKILVICAGTSDLPVAREAVITAQMLGNEVEELIDVGVAGIHRLLARQEQLRSAAVLIVVAGMEGALPSVIGGLVEKPVIAVPTSVGYGAAFAGVAALLGMLNSCASGVTVVNIDNGFGAAFAANRINRKRS
- a CDS encoding HDIG domain-containing metalloprotein, whose protein sequence is MNYGIDRERALELLKQYLTNPNLLKHCLASEAVMRSLARYFGEDEELWGLTGLLHDLDVELTLDDLSRHTHETVRILRAEGVAEEILEAIRMHNEHAHTDRRSQRFHHALAAGETITGLIIATALVYPDKKLASVKPKSVRKRYKEKQFAAGANRAIIAECEQLGLAVPEFCDLCLTAMQGIATELDL
- the yjgA gene encoding ribosome biogenesis factor YjgA, yielding MAERNEPAEEVLSKTKKKQQAKQVELVAEQLTGMADNQLSQLALPEALVREINLARATRGRSSYRRQLKHLAGVLRKQEDVLDALLGQLQQLDQVGRQEKKQFHQLESLRDRLCQESSFAEAVDELAGLVPASEIKVLSRLARSVHQNDDRRASREVFRRLKKLLTDQV
- the proV gene encoding glycine betaine/L-proline ABC transporter ATP-binding protein ProV encodes the protein MSKKVKIEVRSLYKIFGPQPKQAMKMLEQGLEKAEIFEKTETTVGVQDASFNIYTGEIFVIMGLSGSGKSTMVRMINRLIEPTTGKVFIDGEDLTAMTNDELVKTRRKKMSMVFQSFALMPHMTVLQNAAFGLEMDGVDKETREARALQALEQVGLEAWAESMPGELSGGMQQRVGLARGLAVDPDILLMDEAFSALDPLIRTEMQDELLKLQAKAKRTIVFISHDLDEAMRIGDRIAIMEGGRVVQVGTPEDILQNPADDYVRAFFRGVDPTNILTAGDIASDTQVTIVITEGNSPRAALQRLIKNDRDFGYVLDSNRRFQGVVSTDSLRELIDNPERRQVLSSAYLEDVTTALAGDSMQDILPQVTQHPWALPILNEEGNYVGAVSKNLFLRTLQRNDNNEPIEVASEATANE
- a CDS encoding ABC transporter permease — translated: MRIFNFDEQLIPLDQWVQHGVDWLVLNYRHIFQLLKVPIEFSLNGLEWFFNTLPPVVIILLFAAAAWRFAGKRITVFTVLTFLLVGYLGLWDETMTTLAMVISSVFFCALVGIPLGIMSGRSDRFEMYLRPCLDAMQTTPAFVYLVPVVMLFSIGTVSGILATIVFSLPPIIRLTSLGIRQVHPELIEAALAFGATSGQVLRKVQVPLALPSIMAGLNQTLMMALSMVVIAALIGAGGLGNPVVQGLNTLEIGLATIGGLSIVLLAMVLDRITQGFAKKS
- the proX gene encoding glycine betaine/L-proline ABC transporter substrate-binding protein ProX, whose product is MKRMLLVLLMLSLSFPAFAATDKPGQGVKVQPARATWNTGYFQEAIVRAGLKELGYDVAAPKELQNPLFYQSVVLGDVDYWTNGWFPLHVNQIPKNGADRIEEVGYVAKAGGLQGYLVSKRDVEKYNIKSLDDFKRPEVMKAFDANGDGKADLTACPPGWGCEKVITHHFKVYNLDDYINPIKAGYSASMADALARYKSGEPVFFYTWAPNWTIFKLKPGKDVMWINVPEIIPNDAQKPNVDRMTVSGVKGAVTDPLKAGFVVNDIRIVANKEFLSKNPAAKKFFELFSLPLGDINAQNTKMENGEKSQKDIERHAQEWISAHQDEWNSWLDAARKAAM
- a CDS encoding class I SAM-dependent methyltransferase, whose protein sequence is MNNQINQVSDTAFMAAAYRAMETNRPNALFHDPLAAKLAGARGKRIIDNLPKQAFIGGWSVVIRTRIIDDFIQNAILDGVDTILNLGAGLDTRPYRLELPKSLRWIEVDYPHVIELKETCLCGETPRCQLERVKLDLANIDARQTLLDNVEAQSKKVLVLTEAVTPYLSEDAVASLGADLGAHESITYWVVDYFSPASYEYRRRSGMSKSMKNAPFLFEPEDYFGFFLQSGWKPKETKYFATEAKRMNRPAPFPLFTKFMMRILGFFASPKRRREMQQYAGFVLFEPAKRAV
- a CDS encoding MarC family protein — its product is MDIHWALIINFAIALLAIVNPIEKIPLWVEASKDEKFTFQWSLAALVILSCACILLFFLWLGKGLLLKLNIDLASFKIGGGLILLQFGFSMMKGTAVDVSQTLSQEKEKFSEKLLKRYQQIFIPIGVPVIAGPGAITTMIIYGHQSQNWLDGLLLSVTVILVLVLLLLTLVSGGLIVKVTGTLPLQLISRVFGLILIAISVQFMVEGLTTVFPAWVS
- a CDS encoding MBL fold metallo-hydrolase, which produces MFFKKIHSEGLAQLSYIVGDANSAFVVDPRRDCEIYREIADREGVQITHIFETHRNEDFVIGSCDLAAMTGATIYHGGRLDFHYGEITREGDQFEFGAIQVRVLETPGHTDESISLVLADTDFSREPLAVFTGDALFIGDVGRTDFFPERAEEVAGLLYDSLFDKLLPLGDGVLIYPAHGAGSVCGSGMATREFSSLGFERRFNPALQVQNKQEFIQKKVAEAHYTPPYFKQMEKFNLKGQPPLARLPRPRPLSPKQMSAEIEKGLLLLDTRSPEAYSGASIPGSLAIPLEMIPAYAGWFLEPDQPIGLVVQQVSDVARAVRYLVRVGYENVLGFLDEGLHAWEISGKSYQNIPSLYAGDLKKRLAQDHPPTLLDVRKQSEVDQGHLPGSLHIFLGELPTKQDQIPKDRPVVTFCGSGQRAIIAASILMRQGFTEVENCLGSMAACKVLGCRIVS